A genomic window from Aethina tumida isolate Nest 87 chromosome 4, icAetTumi1.1, whole genome shotgun sequence includes:
- the LOC109601196 gene encoding general transcription factor IIF subunit 1-like — translation MYSKPQTTQKPAPQQRPVTIQKPAPQQRPVTIQKPAPQPKPATIQEYIIRVPKDVPRTHHVMRFNGNLDVNFDKWTKVKMERENNMKEYKTVDDDEPKFGAGSVFGKEAREEARRKKLGIIAKKYNADNQPWILKTTAADGASVKKFKGIREGGVAANTAYYVFTHAADGSIEAFPLREWYKFQPIQRYKALSAEEAEEEFNKRSKHLNYFSLMLKKRLKGDEAIEEEGEEATTKKGSSKKDKQLKISEMDEWMESSDDDDSDDEEKKEGDDEDEGKKKNKKADPKKNKKKRDTDVEAFEDSDDGDEEGRELDYISDSSESEPEDTNLESVAEEKALKKLLNSDDESDSDDSDKSDKESNEDENNKENKDNDEKKDEKDNKNKKNKKKVKKVEKKGTKEEDDDIFSSDSSSDEDDKKKSNKKDKKEKKAENGKKVDSNKKGTKAEKGTKESGAGNSSVTPTDNKRKLINDALAAPAAKKPKLEPIVDLPQSGITEDAVKKYLIRKPMTTTELLQKFKSKKTGLSSQQLVNVMTLILKRVNPQKQMLNGKMYLSIKP, via the coding sequence ATGTATTCGAAGCCACAAACAACTCAAAAACCTGCTCCCCAGCAGAGGCCAGTCACAATCCAAAAACCTGCTCCACAGCAGAGGCCAGTCACAATCCAAAAACCTGCCCCTCAGCCGAAGCCAGCCACAATCCAGGAGTACATCATCCGTGTCCCTAAAGACGTCCCCAGAACCCACCACGTGATGCGCTTCAACGGCAACCTCGACGTAAACTTCGACAAATGGACGAAGGTCAAAATGGAGCGTGAGAACAACATGAAGGAATACAAAACCGTCGATGACGACGAACCCAAGTTCGGCGCCGGCTCCGTCTTCGGCAAAGAAGCCAGAGAGGAAGCCAGACGCAAAAAGCTGGGTATCATTGCCAAAAAATACAACGCGGACAACCAGCCGTGGATTTTAAAGACCACCGCTGCTGACGGCGCCTCCGTTAAGAAGTTTAAGGGTATCCGTGAGGGTGGTGTGGCGGCTAACACGGCGTACTACGTGTTCACGCACGCCGCCGACGGTTCCATCGAGGCGTTCCCCTTACGTGAGTGGTACAAATTCCAACCCATACAAAGATATAAGGCTTTGTCTGCCGAGGAAGCCGAGGAGGAGTTCAACAAGCGCAGCAAGCATCTGAATTACTTCTCGCTTATGTTGAAGAAGCGCCTCAAGGGAGACGAGGCGATTGAGGAAGAAGGCGAAGAGGCAACAACCAAGAAAGGGTCGTCCAAGAAAGATAAACAactgaaaatatctgagatGGATGAGTGGATGGAGAGCTCAGATGATGACGACTCCGATGATGAGGAGAAGAAAGAAGGGGATGACGAGGACGAAGGCAAGAAGAAGAACAAGAAAGCTGACCCGAAGAAGAATAAAAAGAAGCGTGACACTGATGTGGAGGCGTTTGAAGATTCAGATGACGGTGATGAAGAAGGTAGAGAACTAGATTATATTAGTGACAGCAGTGAGAGTGAGCCGGAAGACACAAATTTAGAAAGTGTGGCTGAGGAGAAAGCTCTGAAAAAGCTACTTAATTCAGATGACGAGTCTGACTCAGATGATTCTGATAAATCTGACAAGGAGAGCAATGAAGATGAGAACAACAAAGAGAACAAAGACAATGATGAAAAGAAGGATGAGaaggataataaaaataagaagaaCAAGAAGAAGGTGAAAAAAGTAGAAAAGAAGGGTACTAAAGAAGAGGATGATGATATATTTAGCTCAGATAGTAGCTCAGATGAGGATGataagaaaaaatcaaataaaaaggacaaaaaagagaaaaaggCTGAGAATGGCAAAAAGGTAGATAGTAACAAGAAAGGAACAAAAGCAGAGAAAGGTACCAAAGAGAGTGGAGCAGGAAATTCATCAGTTACACCTACTGACAATAAGAGAAAGCTCATAAATGACGCTTTAGCAGCACCGGCTGCGAAGAAACCAAAATTGGAGCCTATAGTTGATCTCCCTCAATCAGGCATAACTGAAGATGCtgtgaagaaatatttaatacgtaAGCCAATGACCACAACAGAATTATTACAGAAGTTCAAGTCCAAGAAGACTGGTTTGTCTAGTCAGCAATTGGTCAATGTAATGACTCTGATCTTGAAGAGAGTCAATCCTCAAAAGCAAATGTTGAatggaaaaatgtatttgtctattaaaccttaa